CGTGTACAGTTCGGCCCGCGATCTTGACGTACTTCCTTGCGGGGTCGACAAGGGGACGGCCGCGCTGAGATTGGCGTCCCATTGGGGCATCCCCCCGGAGCGAGTGATCGTGGCGGGGGATTCGGGCAACGACGCCGCAATGTTTCGGATCGGCGCACGCGGGATCTTGGTCGGCAACGCCCAGGCGGACCTTCGCAAGGCGGCAGCGGGAGACGTGTACCCCGCCGCTGCGTCCTACGCCGCCGGAGTCATTGAAGGCGCCGAATACTGGCTCGCCAGACTGTCATCGTCCGGCTACTTGCCAGTCGCCAGTCGCTCGTCCGTCACGCCGCATTGATCGAATCCGGCTCAAGGTGCAGATCGTGGCACGCTTTGATAAAGCTGGCTGCGTTCCACGCCTGGAACGCTTTGCCCATCGGTCGGCCGGTGACGCCATGGTGCCACTCGTTGAACTCCCATTCGTGGGAGACGCCATGCGAGCAAAGCCGTGCGAGCTTCACCAGTTCGCGGCGGGCGAGGTCCTGCATCCCAAGCTTGTGGACGTACCGGACCCACAACCCCCCGATAAACGGCCAGATGCCGCCGTTGTGATAGTGCTCGGGGAGGTTAAGCAGATTGACGGTGAAGTAGTCGCGCCACTCGGGGTCTCCCGCGTGGATCGGGGGATAGGCGTTCTTCACCGGGCCCGGTTCGTTGACCCCCACGCCCCAGAGAAAACGGAACGTCTGCATCGCTCGCGGCTTGTCGACCAGCCCCGTGAGATAGGCCAGCAGATTGGCGTACACGTCGCACCGCCAACTGTAGTTGAACGGCGAGATTTGAGCGACCAGATACCGGGCGTCCCCCAACTGATATTGCACCTGGGCGAAGTTCGCCCCGCCCCCGTCGCGGGCCGTTGCGGTCGAAGGCCAGAAGTTCTTAAGGATGACGTCGCCGACATGGTCGGCCCACCGGCGATAGTCCGCGGCTCGGTCGCCGTCGCCCAGGCGTTCGAGCATGTCAGCGAAGCAAGTCAAGCACCGTCGCCACAGCACTTCGTCGTACAACACGTGGTAGCTGCGGGCGAACAGGTCGGTCCAGTCGCCCGCCTCGGGGATCTCCAGCAAGCCGCAGTTGTTCGAGTCGAGAGCACTGAGCCAATCGACGGCCCGTTGCAGCGTGCCGCGATACTCCTCGGCGAAACTCCAATCGTTGCGCTCGTGACAGAACCACCACGCCGCGATGATGGTCCAGATGGCCCCGTCGATCGAGGTGATGCCGCCGACGCCGCCGTACTCGGGATGGTCGGTGTCGATCAGCACGTGAGCGGGAAGCTGTCCCGCGGGAGCCTGCCGATCAAGGATCGTGCGCAGCGTGGCCTCCTGACACGCCTGGATCTCCTCGTCCGCCAGATCGAGCGACCAGATGACCGTCTTCGCCCCGTCGCGAGCCCAGACCGAGCGATAGTTCGCGTCGGTGCCGCTCACCACGTTGTCGACCAGCGAGCAGGCGCTGAAGCCCTTGGGGGTGATGTTGCGTTTGAGCGCATCGACCCCCCGTTGATAAGCCAGTTGCAGGAGCGCCTGTTCTTCGGCGCTAAGTTCTCGGTAATCGCTAGGGTCGAACAGGATGCGCTTGGTCATCGGCTCGCGAGGGGACGCGGGAGCGGTCGGAGATCGGATCGTCGGTGCTTCTATCCTATCAAATTCTGGAGGTGCGCAACATATCGCGGCGCCGTGCGCCGCGAGATGTCTCCCGCGATTGGCGATTCTAGAGCGTTTCGACCAACTCGCGTTCGCCGAGGAGCCGCACGCAATCGGGTTCCGCGAGGTCGACTTCAAAGGTGACTGGGTAGCGGTATCCTTGCGGCGGGGCCGGGGCGATCGCCGGAATCCGCCGCGCCATGCGGAGCGCAAATTCCTTGAGCGCCGGCCGCAAGCCGGTTTGCTTCGTGTTGGTCCAGGCCCCCGGCAGCAGGCTGCGAAAGTGGCGGTTCGCGAGCAGCACGTTGTTGCGCCGCACTGCGGCGCGGGTCATGTGCTCGGTCGACAGCGACACGTTGAGCCCCTCGGTGTTCACGACCCGATGCGGCGTGTGCTGCGGCCAGGTGATCATCTCCCCCGGTTCGAGCTCGGTGCTGATCGCCAGTTCGTCCCACTCGGGGCGGAAGTCGAGCTCTTCGGACTTCTCGCCGGCAAGGACTCCCTCGATCGTCGCGTCCGAAACGATTCCCGATTCAAGCGGATAGGCCCACACTCGCTTCCGCCCGCGGATGTGCCACAGCATGTTCACCGGGCAGTCGAGGTGGTAATAAACCTGGGCCCCCGGCGAGCTGATCAGCAGATTGGCCGAACGATTGAACGTGCGGAGTCCCGGCGTCGCGGCCTCGAGGTCGGCGTACAGGTCGTGCACCAGATCCGACAACTGGGGATGGTGGTCGAGCACTCGGCGGATGTTGAGCCAAATGCGCCCTCGGCTGGCGGCCTCGAGCAATTGGGTCCCGTTGAGTTCGCCCGCGGAGCCTTCGCGCCACTCGTTGCGATCGGCCGGATCGCGGCCCATGGTGTTGATCCCCAGGTCGCGGCGGGGATGGCGATCGAGCAATTCGACCAGAGCGTCGTCGGAAAATTGCGGGAGCGTATGCAGCCGATGCTGCGCCACGAATATCTCGCGGTCCATGCGAGCGGCTTGTTCGGGAGTCCAGTGGTCGAGCAGCGAGCGGGGCATCGGGTGCGTCCTGAGGGCGAAGCGGGGACGGCCGTCGGGCAACGGCAGGTTGCGGGATTCAGCAAGTCTACCTTGTTTTCGCCCAGGAGATCGCGCGGAGCGCGCCCCGTGAGCCGACGTGACGCCGCTCCGTGAGGGGCCTCCCGAGTCCAACCCCTACAACCCGAACAAGGAGGACCGCAGCGACGCCGACGGGGGACGGCGTGGGGGTGAAAGCATCTACAACATCCGTCGCCGAGCGAGGGGGACGCGACCGGATCGAGCCGGTCCGACAGATCAGAGTGACAGAAAAAAATGCACAGCGACTTGGCTGGCGGGAGCGCCTGTCGATGGGACGGATGCAAGCGGCTTCTCCGGTCGGGACGATGTGCGTCACATGCGCCTTGCTGCGACCATATCCGAATCCGAGTGATATGCGTTATGCGCGGCATTTATGCAGCGCTGAACGCTTACGCGTACGCCGGGTCGGCGAACTGCGCCAACAGCCACTGCACCGCCGCGGCGGAGATCTCCACCGGCAGCGAGGCCGGGGGCTTCGGCGAATCGAGCGTTTGCGACACGTCGAGCGGCAGGTGAACGAACACCGCTTGCGTCGGGAGCGCCAAGCGTTCGATGAGATAGTGCGCCGTGTAGAGCGCCGCGTTGCACAGATACGTGCCGGCATGGTACGAGGCATGCACGGGGAGCCCCGCGGAGCGCATCTCGCGGGCCCAGCCCTCGATCGGCAACTCGGTCCGGTACGCCACCGGGCCGTCGGCGCACAACGGCCGGGCTTCCTCGGCGCCGTTCTCGGCCTCGCGGGCCGCGTTCAGGCCGATCGCCTCGAGCTCGATCGCCGTCCGCCCCGAGGCTTGCCCCAGCATGATCGCGGCGTCGAAGTTTTCGCGCAGATCCCGTTCCAACCGCGGCCGCAGTTGGGCGAAGTCGACCGGGTAGCGGCGCGTCGTCACCTGCGGCGACGCGGGAAGCGTGCGGGTCACCTGCTCCAGCGCCAGCCAACTCGCATTGGTGCGCCACGGGCCGAAGGGTTCAAACGCGGTGAGCAGAACGCGGGCCATAGGCGGCGACAACCGGGCGAGCGGCACGGAACGACATTGGCGAACCAAGGCGGGCCAAAGCGACAGGTGAAGGGATCATACCTTCATCTGCCGGACGGCGCCGGAACAATCTCCCCAGACGCCGGCGACGACGGGGGCGCAATCCCCATCGCGGCCAGCTTGCGATCGATCCGTGCGGTCTGCACGGCCAGCCACCGCCGGAGCACGCTCACGGCCAGGAGCAACACGCCAGAGTACATAACGATCGGAAAGACCGCCGGGATCGGAGGGCCGTTCCCGCGCGAGATGCTCGCCATCAGGTACGTCGCGGGGCTCATCCCCAGGATCAGGTCGGCCGGGCCCCCCGGGCCGCGGGAAATCTGGCGAAACTCGATCAGCCCCGAACTCACCAGCGGCGGGACCACGGCCAGCAGGGCGATGAGAAACAGGGCCAGCGAGCGGCCGTACTTTCCCGCTGCCGCGGAGAACGATTGGTACAGCGCGGAGATCGCAGTGGCGACGATCCCGGTCGCCACGAGCGGCCCCCCCAAGTCGGCGACGGCCCCCGAGATCGGCGGCCCCTGGCTCAGCCGCACCGGCGCCCATGCCGCCAGGGCGAAGACGGCCAGTCCCACGACCGCCAGCGCGGCGTACATCGCCAGCGCGGGCGATCGGTCGCCCCACAGCCAATCGTTCCAAGGCGAACGCGTGCCACGGTCACGCCAAATCCAGGATGCGAGGGCTTCGCGCGACGGCGTGCCGGCCATGGTTACGACGAGGCAGGCGATCAAATGGACGAGACAGTAGCGGTAGACCCCCTCGGACAGCGGCGTGCCGGCTTGCGCCTCACTGACGCAGACCCCCGCGGCCGTCAAGTCGACCGCTGCGACGGCTTCGTAAACGCGGCTCCGCTTGAGCGGCGGGTCGAGCGTGCTGCGCAGCCGGCGAGCCATGGCCGCCATGACCGACGCCGCCACGGCAAGCTGGACGATCGGGGCCGCGACGAGCGACGGGACGTGCACTCCCCACAGCGATACGACGGCTCCCCCCGAGTCTCCCTGCGCGAGATGCATCAGCGAGAGCAGAGGCGTCAGAAGCCCCGCCGGCGCCGCCATCCAGGGATTGTCGAGCAATCCGCCGCGGTTGGCCGCGTTGACGACGATAAACTGCACGAGCAAGATCGGAAACACGATAAACGCCCCGGCAAAGCTGCCGCGATTCTTGTTCGCCGAGCTCTCAGGGATCACCAGCGTGTGCATCAACCCGAGCGCCGCGGCCATGAGCGTGAACGTCGCCAGATTGACGTACAGCAGCAACACCGCCCCGGCCGAGGCGGCGCCGAAGTACCAGCACAGGACCGCCAGCGGCACGGTCGCCAGCGCGAAGAAGTAGCCCATCGCCGGCTCGCCGATCATCTTGCCGAGCATGATTTGCCGGGGGCTGAGCGAGACGATCCGCTGGAAGTCGAGCGTGCGGTTGGCGACCTCGGCGGTCATCGATCCCGCGACGCTGAACAGGGTCACGGCGCCCGAGACGACGAACTGGATGCCTAGGATGCCAAGCAGATAGGCGCGGCTGAGCGGAATCGGCAGCCCCCTGTTTTGCTGGTCTGCGTAGTGCAGGATCGCCCCCAGTCCGACCAGGGCCAGCCCGTAAAGCGACGCCGTGAAGCCGGGCGACCCCTTGCGGTACTTAATCCGCATTGCCGAGACCACGAGGGGATTGTTCCAGAACTTCCAGTGGTTCATGCCGTGCGATGCCCCGAGATCCGCATGTAGATATCCTCGAGATCGTCCTCCTCGGCGGCGAACGACACCACGTCGAACCCCTCGGCGACGATCGCCCTGTGAAGCGCCGGCAACTCCTCGCGGGGGGCGTGCCATTGGCAGCGAACCCGCTGACCGGCGACCATCGCCCCGTCGACGTGCGGGCGGGCTGCGAGCCACTCGGCCAATCGCGCCGGATCGCCCAGGGCCTCGACCTCCAACCGCAGGGTCGCCGAGAGCTGGGCGAGAATCTCCCCCACCGACCCTGCGGCCAGCAGCTTGCCTTGTTCCAGGATGCCGATTGACGTGCAAAACTCGGTCATCTCGGCCAGGATGTGGCTGGAGATCACCACTGTGCGGCCCATGGCGTGAAGTTGCTTGATCAGTTCGCGAAACTCGACGCGCCCCGCGGGGTCGAGGCCCGAGGCGGGCTCGTCCAGCAGCAACAGCTGCGGTTCGTGGAGCAGGCTCTTGGCGAAGCAGAGCCGCTGCCGCATCCCCCGCGACAGCGTGTTGATCGTCGCGTCGCGGCGGACTTCCAGCGAGACGAGTTCCAGAGCCTCGTCGATCAGCTTCTCCCGCCGATCGGGGCCGATGCCGTAGCAGCGGGCGAAGTGGTCGAGATACTCCCAGGCCCGCATTTGCTCGTACAGGCTGAAGAAGTCCGACATGTAGCCGATCAGCGGATGGACCCGCAAGGGGTCGGCCAGCACGTCGACGCCGTCGATCCGCACGTCGCCATAGGTCGGCTCCAGCAGCGTGGCCAGCACGCGGATGAGGGTCGTCTTGCCGGCGCCGTTGGGGCCGATCAGGCCGAACACCTCGCCGCGGGGGATCTCCAGCGACAGGTTCTCGACGGCCACGGTGTCGCCGTACTCCATGCGGAAGTGCTGCACAGAGACCATCGGGCGGTTTGCGGCCGCGATTGCAGCGGTCATGTGAACACCCGCTTAGCGGCGGCCGCGCCTCGTTCGGCGATGGCCTCGTCGATCGCGGCGAGTTGCTCGGAAGAGAGCCGCCACCCCATGGCCCCGGCGGTCTCCTCGATCTGCCACGGCCGCTTTGCCCCGCACAATGCGGCGGTGACGCCCTCCTGGCAGATCGTCCAGTTGATCACCACCTGCGCGACGGTCCGCCCCGCGGGTTGGGCGATGGCTTCCAAGCGGTCGACGAATCGCCGGTTCCGCTCCCATTCCTCCCCTTGGTACATCGGGTACTTGCGGCGATTGTCGTCGGGCGCCAGGTCGCTCTCCTTCTTGAGCGCCCCGGCCAGCAGCCCTTTCATCAGCGGCCAGTAGACGCACACGGCGATCTCCCGCTCGCGACACCAGGGGAGAGTCCGTTGCTCGATGTCGCGCTGCAGCATGTTGTACGGCAACTGCACTGCGGCCAGCGGGCACGCGGAGTGGAATTCTTGGATCTGTTCGAGCGTGCAGTTCGAAGCCCCCGCCGAGCGGGCCTTGCCGGCCGCGATCAACTCGGCGATCGCTCCGGCCGACTCGGCGACCGGAGTCGTCCCATCGGGCGCGTGCAAATAGAACAGGTCGACCCGGTCGGTCCGCAGCCGGCGAAGGCTCGTCTCGCATTCGGCCAACAGCGTCGCGGGACGGGCGTCGTTGGCGTATTCGCCGGCCTCGTCGAAGTGGATCCCCCCTTTGCCGGCGATGACGACCCGCTCGCGAACCCCGACGAGCGCCTCGCCCAGCAGTAGATCGCTTTCGCCGTTGCGGCCGTAGCAGTAGGCGGTGTCGAGGTGGTTGATCCCTGCGTCGAGGGCGGCGCGGATCGTCGCGAGACTGTCCTCGCGATTGGCGTCGAGAGTCGTCACCCCCGACATCGGCCAGCAGCCCAGGGCTACGGGCGCGATCGCCGGCCCGTCGGGCCCAAGCGGTCGCGAGTCGACAGGTTCATCGCGGGAAGATTTAGCGGCGGTCATCGTCGGTCCCCGGCAGGACAAAGCGGCCTTGCGACTGGCGCCTCAAGGTCCTCCAAGATAGGCGCTTCGCTCGACGATTGCGAGCGAGACGCAAGCGTTGGCGCTGCCAGCCTCCGCGGGCTGACGCCTCGCGGCTCGGGGGGATGCGAAGCGCTTGCGAGACCGGGTTACTGTTGGCTCGCCGTCGGCGACTCGTCGGCGCCCTCGCCGAACACTGTGTGCATCACGTTGCGCGTCCCCAGGGTGCGGGGGCTCGCCAGCAGTTCGCCGGCCGCGAAGCCGGCGGCTTCGCCCAGGTGGCGAGCCCATGAGTCGACGCGGCTGAAGATGTGCTGCTTCTCCGGCGGGAACTGGCTTGCGTAGCAGCGGATCGCGGCCAGCTTCTTGGCGAGCGTCGCGCTCACGTCGCTCACGAAGTGCCCCGCGTACGCCGGGGGCGTGAGATCGTAGAACGCCAGCGTGTAGTACAGTTGGGCGCCGATTCGATGGGGCGCCAGTCCCGCGAAGTGCTCGTCCCACTTCGTCAGCCGGGCGTAGAAGACCGCCGCGTCGGTGATCTGCATTGCCTGCCAGTGGTCGGGCGACGCCAGCGGCGTCTTCTCGGCCAAGCCCAGAACCAGTTGCGGGCGGTAGCGTCGCAGCTCGGTCGCCAGAGCAATGCGGGCCTCGAACGAGTCAAACAGCCGTCGGTTGGGCAGATCGAGCGTCACCCGCTTGTGGATGCCAAGCGCCTCGGCCGCGCGGGTCGCCTCGGCGAGTCGCTGGTCGGGCCCCGACGACGCAGGCGTCGGTTCTCCGTCGGTCAGGTCGACGATCCCCACCCGATAGCCCTGCTCGACCAGCCGGGCGAGGGTCCCCCCGCAGCCGATCTCGACGTCGTCGGGATGGGCGCCGACGGCGATGACGTCGAGTTGGTCAACAGCAGAAGCAGTCATGGCGCCGGGATGCGAGGAGCGAGGCTCACAAGTGCAGCATCGCCGCTCACACGCCGGCTTGCAAGGCGGCCAGCACGCGGTCGGTGATCGTACGAACGAGTTGGTCCTCGTCGACGCCGCCGCCGCCCGGGGCAGGGGAGGAGCCCGCAGGCGAGCCGTTCCAGTCCGGGGCGCCGAACGCCCCCGACTTCACCCCTGCGTCGTTCCACGAACTGCGGAAGACGTCGTTCGCACAGATGTCGCAGTTCTTGAACCCCTCCTCATGCCGGGGATCGGTGAAGCCCCACTGTTTCTTAAGGTCCAGCAGCTCTTGGCTCTTCTCGTGGCTCAGGTACTCGACCCGGCCGATTTGCTTCGAGAGGAGCAGAATCCGGCAGTAGGAGTCGAGGATCTCGGTCCACCAGTACGCCCGCTCGACGTTCTCGCCGTAGCTGACCGTGCCGTGGTTGGCCAGCACGATGACGTTCGTCCGGTCGACGAACGGCAGGATCGTCTCGGCGAACGCCTTGCCGCCAGGGGTCTCGTACTTGGTGATCGGCACGTCGCCGAGGAACACTTCGACCTCGGGTAGGACGCACTGCGGGATCGCCTCGCGAGCCACCGCAAACGCGGTCGCGTGGGGCGGGTGGCAGTGGACGACGCTCTTCACGTCGGGCCGAGCCTTCATGATCTCCAGGTGCAACAGGGCTTCGCTGGACCGTTTCTTGCGCCCCGCGAGTTGGTTGCCCTTCATGTCGATCAGGCAAATGTCGTCCGGCTTGAGAAATCCCTTGCAGTGCATCGTGGGGGTGCACAGCACTTCGTTCTCGCCGACGCGATAGGTGATGTTGCCGTCGTTGGCGGCTGCGAACCCGCGCTTATATATGCGGTCGCCGATCTCGCAGATTTCCTGCTTCATCCGATGAAGATTGACCATGTCGTTCTCAGGGGGGAGCAAAGTTGAGGGTGATTGATTCAGGGCGTCCGCTGCGGAAAGTCCCAGCAAACCCGTCGCTAGTCGCCAATCGCCGCAGCGCCTGCGGCGTGCAAATGTACTTTGTCGAGGATCGCCGCGCAGTAGGCGTCGATCGGTTTCAATTCGGGTCGAAACGGTTGTGCGGCTTCGGCGCCCTCGCTGACGGCGACGCGATCCCCCTCGCCGCCGCCGTGGGGGTCCCAGGCGACAAGCGTCTCGCCCCGGCCGGGGCCTCCCGCGGCGAGATCCGCCAGCGAGAGCGGGGCGACCAGCCGCAGCCGCGCCCCAGCCAGCGTAGGATGCTGCCGGGCCAGGGTCACTGTGCCGACGATTTCGCCGATTCGCATGGTCAGTCCTCCCGCACCAGGGTGACGCCGTGGTCCTTGAGCAAGTCGCGAGCCGCGGGGGTCACGACCGCGCCCCGCATGACGCGCACCCGCGCAACGCCCCCCAGTCGCTGCGAGACGGTCGCCACGGTGACGACCCGCTCGGCGAGCACGAGCTCGCCCGCCGGCGCGGCGCCGTCGACGAGCCCCTGCTCGCGCAACCGTCGCACGACCTCGGCGACGATCCATTCAAGTTGTTCGGGGGAGAGTTGCACGACGGAATTCGGGTTGGGGCAGCGATCGGGCGCCTTGCCAGCGGGGCTTGCTCCCGCCGCTGGCCGGGCGCTCGATGGGAGATGCGTCAGCTCGGTGGCGGGTCGATGAGGGCCATCACGCTCCAGCGAACCGGGGTGTTGTCGCAGCCGAGGATCTCGCGGACGTAGGTCCCGTCGCTCGTGATCACGACTGCGTCGCCGATTCCCGCCCCGCAACGATCGACGGCCACTTGCGGCTCGCCGTCGGGGGTCCGCCCGTCGGCGGACAGCGGTTGAACCACCAGCAGCTTGCAGCCGTCGAGCGACGGATGCCGCAGCGTGGCGGTGGCGGCGCCGATGACGGAGGCGTAGTGCATGGGGCTGGAAATTGGCGAATGGCTATGCGATCAACAAACGAACGTCAGCATTCAACTGGTTCTTAATGGTTCCTATCGTTTGCCGAGAATGTGGAGGTCGTCGATCAGCGAGCAGCGGCGTTCCCGCGTAAAGGTCAGCGGGGTGGTGACCCCTTCTCCGGTCGGGGTGGCGATCGAGAACGACAGGTACCCCTCGCCCCCCAGGCCCAACCCCGCCATGGACGGGCCGTTCTTCACGAACAGCGTCGTGTCGAGCGCCCGGCCCATCTTGGTCATCGTGCGGACGTTGTTCGTGTGAATCATCGCCGTGTGGCGAAAACCGTGTTCGTAGTGCTTGGCCAGCGCGATCGCCTCGTCGACGTCGCGGCAACGCACAACCGGCACGAACGGCATCATTTGCTCGACGGGGACGAACGGGTTCGCATGGTCGGTCTCGCCGAACAGCAACTCCGTCTGCGGCGAAACTTCGATCCCCGCGGCCCGGGCGAGCACGGCCGCGTCTTGGCCGATGAACTCCTTCGCGGCGACGTCGTGCTTGTGGTCCCCTTCGCCGACCGTGGCGATCGCGGCGGCAGTCAGGCGATCGATTTGGCCGGCATTGAGCCGCACGGCGCCGGCCCGCTCCATGGCGGCCAGCAATCCGTCGCACGCCGCGGCGGTGCAGAACACCTCCTTTTCGGCGATGCACAGCAGATTGTTGTCGTACGCGGCGCCGCGGAT
The window above is part of the Pirellulales bacterium genome. Proteins encoded here:
- a CDS encoding aldo/keto reductase — encoded protein: MTAAKSSRDEPVDSRPLGPDGPAIAPVALGCWPMSGVTTLDANREDSLATIRAALDAGINHLDTAYCYGRNGESDLLLGEALVGVRERVVIAGKGGIHFDEAGEYANDARPATLLAECETSLRRLRTDRVDLFYLHAPDGTTPVAESAGAIAELIAAGKARSAGASNCTLEQIQEFHSACPLAAVQLPYNMLQRDIEQRTLPWCREREIAVCVYWPLMKGLLAGALKKESDLAPDDNRRKYPMYQGEEWERNRRFVDRLEAIAQPAGRTVAQVVINWTICQEGVTAALCGAKRPWQIEETAGAMGWRLSSEQLAAIDEAIAERGAAAAKRVFT
- a CDS encoding ABC transporter ATP-binding protein, which gives rise to MTAAIAAANRPMVSVQHFRMEYGDTVAVENLSLEIPRGEVFGLIGPNGAGKTTLIRVLATLLEPTYGDVRIDGVDVLADPLRVHPLIGYMSDFFSLYEQMRAWEYLDHFARCYGIGPDRREKLIDEALELVSLEVRRDATINTLSRGMRQRLCFAKSLLHEPQLLLLDEPASGLDPAGRVEFRELIKQLHAMGRTVVISSHILAEMTEFCTSIGILEQGKLLAAGSVGEILAQLSATLRLEVEALGDPARLAEWLAARPHVDGAMVAGQRVRCQWHAPREELPALHRAIVAEGFDVVSFAAEEDDLEDIYMRISGHRTA
- a CDS encoding pyroglutamyl-peptidase I, giving the protein MARVLLTAFEPFGPWRTNASWLALEQVTRTLPASPQVTTRRYPVDFAQLRPRLERDLRENFDAAIMLGQASGRTAIELEAIGLNAAREAENGAEEARPLCADGPVAYRTELPIEGWAREMRSAGLPVHASYHAGTYLCNAALYTAHYLIERLALPTQAVFVHLPLDVSQTLDSPKPPASLPVEISAAAVQWLLAQFADPAYA
- a CDS encoding class II aldolase/adducin family protein; this translates as MVNLHRMKQEICEIGDRIYKRGFAAANDGNITYRVGENEVLCTPTMHCKGFLKPDDICLIDMKGNQLAGRKKRSSEALLHLEIMKARPDVKSVVHCHPPHATAFAVAREAIPQCVLPEVEVFLGDVPITKYETPGGKAFAETILPFVDRTNVIVLANHGTVSYGENVERAYWWTEILDSYCRILLLSKQIGRVEYLSHEKSQELLDLKKQWGFTDPRHEEGFKNCDICANDVFRSSWNDAGVKSGAFGAPDWNGSPAGSSPAPGGGGVDEDQLVRTITDRVLAALQAGV
- a CDS encoding EutN/CcmL family microcompartment protein; this encodes MHYASVIGAATATLRHPSLDGCKLLVVQPLSADGRTPDGEPQVAVDRCGAGIGDAVVITSDGTYVREILGCDNTPVRWSVMALIDPPPS
- a CDS encoding PIG-L family deacetylase, which produces MTASAVDQLDVIAVGAHPDDVEIGCGGTLARLVEQGYRVGIVDLTDGEPTPASSGPDQRLAEATRAAEALGIHKRVTLDLPNRRLFDSFEARIALATELRRYRPQLVLGLAEKTPLASPDHWQAMQITDAAVFYARLTKWDEHFAGLAPHRIGAQLYYTLAFYDLTPPAYAGHFVSDVSATLAKKLAAIRCYASQFPPEKQHIFSRVDSWARHLGEAAGFAAGELLASPRTLGTRNVMHTVFGEGADESPTASQQ
- a CDS encoding EutN/CcmL family microcompartment protein — its product is MRIGEIVGTVTLARQHPTLAGARLRLVAPLSLADLAAGGPGRGETLVAWDPHGGGEGDRVAVSEGAEAAQPFRPELKPIDAYCAAILDKVHLHAAGAAAIGD